The Tetrapisispora phaffii CBS 4417 chromosome 16, complete genome genomic sequence tttaaatcCAAAAATCTCCAATAGTTTACGATTGGTAATCAAATACATTGCAACTAATTCTGCACGACATTCTTCAAAAGCACCAGCTAATGAACCAAACTTTGAACCCCAGGTTTCAccttttttataataagtGGTAACTGCTTTGCCATTTAAACCAATTGGAAGGTTAGCAAAATcgaaattatatttattatcatcaatttcACTTAATAGTTTACCGGTACCATGTCCTAACAGTTCATGAATACCGACCTGAACTTCAAAAGATTCACTTTGGTATTTCTTAAACACTTCGAGGTCCTTTTCTTGAATGAAACTTGGTGGAAATTTAGAAGACGATTTAGCGGAagcatttaaaatatttcccAAAGACACATTCTTAAAACCGATAGTTAATCTAACATCATCGTAATTTGGAATATTGATACCAGCTGGTATACCAGATCCTGTAAAAGTCAATACTTCTAATGAAGTAAAATCAGGTGGATTGAAATCAGGTTTTTCATATTCTGCACCCCATGGTAACAATAGAATGAATTCCTTAGCGTTTTCTACCATTTCACCGAATTTCGCAgttctttctttattttgaatagcGACTAGTGCTTCATATTCACCAATAATTCCTGATGGTTCCCTATAAGTTTCGATAAATCCAATATTAGTCTCAATGGTTGGTGAAATATCTGTAACCCAAAGCTTTTGAGACTCCTTATGAGCATTTCCTGATCCAGTTTCGAAATGTTCAATGTATTTATCTAACATCTGAGACTGAACTTCGTTTGCAACATACATCTTAgctaatttcaaatttttaataataccTTGCATTTCCCTTGAATGATCGCCAAATTTGAATGAGACAACAGTATCATCAGCGACAGTAACACTTCCACTTGGATATTCATTTGATGGATTTGAAGGATGTAACATATTGAATGATGCAACGTGAAtaataaatgttttatCGTTGatcttttcaattcttgTATTTTCAGGtaagatattaaattttgtaaagatttctttctttaataaaatcatatcATCTGAGGAGACGGAATTGCCTGAATAATACGAAGATTTAAAACCTAATGAAGGGTACCCTAATTGTGCCAAgttcaaattatttgaattgaCACCGTAGATGCCTTGATCgattaaatcatttaatgTTTTGAAATGAGATTTATAATcataatttgaattatagTATTCATTTGTGAATTGTTCCCAAACCTTTGAATCATGAACGTCtaattttacatttttcaatatactATCAACTAAGAATTCTTTTGAACAATTTGGTATAAATTTTGTATCACCAAACGACTTATAATTACctaaatttgataaaaattgtGAAGCGTAATTTAAGTAatctttatattcaattttatacTGATCATTAATCAGATTCGaatctaaatttttttgtacAAACAGTAACAAATCAAAGATTAATTCTGATTCAATTGATACTTGCCTTAGTGTGATTCTCGTACCGAATTGGGAAGCCTTTGACATATAGTGAGCATATTTTTTCTCCTTTACATCTAATAACTTGAAATAATCTTTGTTATCACCCTTTGCTGATAACAGCATCGAGATTGGAGGTTCATCATCAGCAATAGGTAAACTCATAATGTCTTGTTGTAGTTTTTTACTGTAATTAGTTTCAAATGTGTGTCTATAACACTTCCATTTTTTATAGAGCAAGAAGTGAATGTTATTTTAagttaattaaaaaaaaaaagtcaTTAAAAGTTAGTGatttatgtttatatttttaaaatatttaatgcTTACATTAGTATAATTAAAGCATGGTACGTTTACACATGCacacatacacatacatatatatagaaataaGAAGATTTGAAGGATTTGATATTTATGAGTATATTGATTGGTTGTGTGTGTTTAATTAtttctcttcttcaatCATACTTAGAATATGTGGACCTAAAGAACCCAATTCCTCGATCATTTCTGGAATGGAGCTCATTGGGACGTTGTTGTAGACGATTTCGTAGACTGCGTTCAATAATGGGAATTCGTCGACCTTGTTACATTGTTTTAGCCAGTCGTGGACTTCTTTTGCGGTGATGATACCTTGAGCAGATTGACCGTTCAATAGTTCCTTTTCACACTCTTCAGCAGACTTACCAGAAGTAGCCATTAGTCTAGCGACCTTGACGTTTCTACCACCGGAACAAGTGGTGATCAAATCAGCGACACCAGCGGATTCTTTGTAGTAGGTTTCGACCTTTGATTCAGGGAAGAAAGTTTGCCCGAACTTGATGATTTCACCTAGACCGACTCTTTGAATAGCAGCGGCAGCGTTGTTACCCCAGCCCAAACCTTCGACGAAACCGACGGCCAAAGCGACGACGTTCTTCAAAGCACCAGCGATGGAGATACCAGCGACGTCTTCGATGACGGAGACGTGGAAGTAAGGTCTGTGGAACAAAGCCTTCAAGACGTCGTGGTTGACGTCGTACCCGTCACCTCTGTAGTCCTCTGGCATGTGGTAAGCGACCGTGGTTTCCGACCACTTCTTCTTGGCGACCTCCATGGCGATATTAGCACCTGAAAGAGCACCGCAGGTGATATTCAACTCGTCTTCAATGTAGTCGGACAACAGACGGACACCCTTTTCGGTCAGTTCGAAACCTTTCAAACAGGAGATGGCTCTTGCGTTGGGGTTGATGTGACCTTTCAATTGGGCACAGATACGTCTCAAGAACTGATGGGGGATGTTGAACACCAGGATGTCGGCGTCCTTGGCAGTGGCGACAAGGTCGGGGTTGGCAACCAAATTCTGGGGCAGCTTGATCTTGGGCAAGTACTTGACGTTCTCGTGGTCCTGGTTGATGATCTCGGTCAAGTTTCTGCCGTCGATTTGCTCTTCGAAGACCCACATGTCGACCCTGCTCTTGAACAAGTTCTTGTATTTGCTACAGTTTTCAGCAACGACCTTGGCGATGGTGGTGCCCCAATTACCGGAGCCGATGACAGCGACCTTGAAAGGCTTGTCGAGAGCGACCATGGTGGCAACGGAGTCCATCTGAGACATTTGTTTCATTGAAGCGGGAGCTTGAGACATGGTGGTAGTGTGTTTGTTTTTTGAAGTTACAGTATCCTTTAATTCGAATGCGCGACGATGCAACGTATACTTGGGATGGTTGTGTGTATAACAGTGACTAACAATTAACAAAGTATTATACACGAACAAGAACAGAGGACATGAGAATACAAGAGAGAACGAAACGACATGcgcatatatatatacatgtggattgaaatatttttttcattccAGATGGGATGAGATGGTGGATAGGCTTGCAAAGAATGTCTATGTACGACCTCAGAGTATACAGGGTATACAGAGAATGAAACAGTGAAGTTTCCAATAAGAATAGGGTCAATTGGCGATTTATACCTCATTAGCGAGTGAGGTCGAGTTAGAGCCAGTGCTCGTCGGTTCGGTTCGGTGGTGGGGGAGGGTAGAGATGGTGGATGGCACGGATCGGGTACGTAATGGCCCAGCGTCGAAAGCGCAGTTGCGGATTCGTTAGCTGGCGTGTGGTCTGCCGACGGGCAGGGCGGGTGGTGGTGCGCGTGGCGAGGGATTGCTGGGACGGtgggtgttaggatagtGGTTGCCGGTCCGGGTTTCGCTTTCGCAGCGGGGGCCGCGGGCAGCAGGGCGGTGTGTTGGCGGCGGTGTGTGGGTGGTGGGCCGCGAGAGGGTCAAGTTGCGGCCGGTCCGTGCGCGAGTGGGCCAAATTTGCGCGAGGGCCAAAAGGTGGGACAGGGCGCGGGTGGGTCAGAATCCGGGCACGTGATGTGCACGTGTTTTTGTTTGGTGTCACGTGCATGCACGTGACACAGGGGGAGGGATGGGCGCACGCGCGGGTGGCGGCTTGTGCGCATGCTGCAAAACTGCAACCTGCGAGAGTAAGCCGTTGGGATATATTAAGACGAGTGCCTGGTCAAGGACCAGGCACTCGTCTTCAGTTGCGTGGTGCTGCACTACGCTGAGTTGCACCACACCCACACGCCATGTATCTGTACAAGTTGCGATGCTTTGTCGTTGTCTCGTGCCATCTGCTTTTGCCAAAGGTAGCGCTTGCGCTACCTTTGGTCAAGGACCTTTCCGCATCTGCTGTCGTCACAGAGACCTCTCCCCAGTTGTACCTGGTCATCTCGATCGGCCTGGTGCTTCTCGGCGGTATCTTTGCCGGTCTGACGCTGGCTCTCATGGGCCAGGACGAAATTTACTTGAAGGTCATCCAGACCTCCGGCAGCCCACGGGAGCGCCAGCTCGCCTCCAGCGTCCTGGACCTGCTGGCAATGGGCAAGCACCAGATCCTGGTCACATTGCTGCTGTCGAACGTGATTACGAACGAGACCCTGCCGATTGTTCTCGACCGCTTCATCGGAAAGAATGGGGGCGGTTGGCAGGCCGTCCTCTTCTCCACCGTGCTCATCGTCATCTTCGGAGAAATTATACCGCAGAGTATCTGTGTGAAGTATGGGCTTCAAATAGGCTCGGTTCTCTCCCCATACGTAAGATTGCTGATATACCTGCTTTATCCGATATCCTACCCAATTGCAAAATTACTGGACCACATCCTCGGTGAAGACCACGGGACCATGTACAAAAAGTCGGGTTTGAAGACCCTGGTCAACCTTCATCAGACGAACGGTATCGAGCGACTCACTAGAGATGAAGTCACCATCATCAGTGCCGTCCTCGACTTGAAAGACAAGAAAGTGTCGGAGATAATGACGCCAATCGATAAGGTATTCACTTTATCGTCCGCTACCGTCCTAGACGAGGACACTGTTAACGTCATCCTGAACTCAGGTTTCTCAAGAATCCCTATCTACTTGCCGAACGATCCAAACAACTTCATCGGTATGCTGCTGGTAAAGATTCTGATCTCTTACGATCCAGAGGACTCGCTTAGACTGTCGGAGTTCCCGTTGGCAACGCTGCCGGAAACTTTGCCAAACACGTCCTCATTGAACATCTTGAATTATTTCCAGCAAGGTAAGTCGCACATGTGCCTGGTCAGTGAGAAACCTGGAGAGTCCTCGGGCGCCTTGGGTATCTTGACTTTGGAAGACGTGATCGAAGAATTGATCGGTGAAGAAATCGTGGATGAGAGTGACGTTTACGCCGAACAGGAACTACGTAACGAAAATAACTTTATCTCATTGAACTCACCGTTATTGAAAAGTAAATTTCGTACCAACACCACTTCGTACTCGTCGTTACCAAAATTCACAGATAGAACTGCAGCTGCAAATGAAGTTGCACAAAGACAAGGGCTcttattaaagaaaacgAGTTCTTCCAAAACGCCAGTACAAGATGGCGTAATAAACCATGCTGCTCACAACAAATTGCCATCGAATATGGCATCGAATCCATTAAAAGATGAACCTTCCTTTGTGAAGATTAAAAGAAACATACCGTTTGGTATGATCAATGGTATCCAAAGCAAcgaaaatattaataaaaaatccaACAGTTTAGCTAGCATACATTCTACAAAGACAGCAAATACTGGTAACGACTCTAACATCTCGCCGATCATGATAAACCAATCGTCGAGCAACAGTAAGTTCAGTAACAAGAACACCATCGAAAACAACAACGGCATTGTCGAAAGTGTAATTACAGTGAAGGGTGTTCCAAAGACAATTATCCAATCCACAGATATGGACTCCTCTCAAGATATGGAAGGTATAGGAGGTCTGTTACTTGTTCATGATAAAAGCTTATTACAGAACCAAAACAGGAAACAGCATTCAAGTTCAGAAAACGAAAATTAGTTCTCAGACCAACCACTGCATCAAATTAGGGTAGCATCTAATTCCCTTTTTTATTTCCTCTCATGCACacataaaacaaaaatatttattttaaatacaaGATAGtcaaaaatcaattttatttattcttttaaagaatCTCATATTCAAAACGGGAGAATAAACATTCccatacatatatatatctgaaAGCTTcaacaaataaacaaaaaatctTAAATAAAAGTCAATCAAACTCATTATTGTCATCTATTGTACTTTGGTTGTCTCATCTTATACATCTCATGTTGTTCGTTTCTTTAATGACCGCAACTGAATTTTTTATACAAGGCACGAACGAGTCGTTCCCTCAGATCAAACTTAATTCGATTCCAACTGGTAAGAGTTTGAGATCTCATTTACAATAATGTATTAGATGTTCTGAAACTTATTCGTATTTAAGACTTCATCATGTTATTGGTAACCCTATGTATCTCAGACATTTTTGCTTTTGCTTTTTATAACAGTTAATCCCAAATCAAGATACATACTACTAAAAACCTGTTGCAGTCATAGTCTATCGCTACAAGAAAATTTTTCCCCACAAAGAATTTACACTCTGGTTTGACTTATATATCAGCAATGATGTCTGCCAATACAAAAGATGATGAGGGatcatcaaattcaaatggAAACTTATCTTTTAAGCATCTCTCAGAGTACTTGTTACATCCAACTCAGAATTTTTTTCACAATTCCTCGAGATATGTTACTAACTCAAATAACCATAACCAAGTTGTTGCAAAGACTCTTTCAATCACAAGTAATACAGATGATACAGGTGTCAATGAGCTCTTACTTAATAAcaacaaatataatatgaCTGTGCATCCAGCTCAGCACTTACAAAATACTATTAAGATGCAAAAGCACTTCTCAAATTTACATGGTAACGGTAATACTCCAAGTTATAGAATCTCTTTAACATCAAGTGGTTCAACAGTGGCGAAAGTTTATATGAAAAACATAGATTCGAACggtaaaaagaaatattcaaaaggTAAAGAGACACTGCATTTAAAgagatttattaaaaatcattctaaaaatgaaactttcttagaaaatttgaatagAAATCTAAGTAATGTAAGTCATACAAGCAATTCAAGTTTTAATTCCCTCTATAGTGATAACAATCAGACTGAAAAACAGATCAATTCTAAAGTTATTACAAGAATATCATCTGTATTGTCAAATACATCCATTGCAACAACAAATTCAGATAATAAACAACATCATTCTTTAAATAGAAATGACAACTATTATGGGATCTTTGCGTTCACTGATgaattaacaaataattttgaatttaaaatgttGACAAGTGAGGATACTATCGATACGCTCTTAAGATTTTATGGTCAACCAATTAAAAAAGTAGGTGAAGGTGCTAGTGGAACTGTTAAcgtattaaaaaattatgaaagACAAAAACTGTATGctgtaaaaatattgaattcaaatgatattCCTGTACCTCAACAAAATAATAGCGAAGGAGAGCCTGCTAATTATCCTAATAGAACAGTCTCTAAAAGAGAATATGCTGAGAAAGTCACCGCGGAATACTCTATAGGCTCAACTTTgcatcatttaaatttaattaaaatccTGGGAATGATACAAATGGAATCGATTGGAATGTATTACTTAATAATGGAGTTTGCTCAAcatgatttttttgatgTAATAATGTCAGACAATTTACAAGttgattcaataaattGCTATTTTAAGCAAATTTGTAACGGTGTGCAATACTTGCATTCAATGGGGATCTCTCATAGAGATCTAAAGTTAGATAATTGTGTGGTGAATCATGAAGGTACCCTCAAGATTATCGACTTCGGATGTGCTGTCATTTTCaatgatgatttaaataGCGACAAATGCGTAAAGGCTTTTGGAATTACAGGTTCAGACCCCTACTTGGCACCAGAGTTATTGAATACAATCAATAGGAGAGCTTCAAACGGTTATTACGATCCTAGAGCGGTCGACGTATGGTCACTGgcaataatatattattgtatGGTTGTCAAAAAGTTTCCTTGGAAATCGCCAAAGCTAATGTACAACTCATTCAGATTATTCTGTTCAATCCCACAATACCCTAATGATTCATTGATGGGTCCTTACagattattaaaatatttaccaGAAGAATCAAGGCCATTATTGAGAGAAATGATCAAAATTGATCCCTTAGATAGAATACCAATGAATGAAATCGTAAAAGAACGTTGGTTTCAATCTATTGTGTGCTGCACCGAAAATCCTGCTTCTTTGCATTACAGATCGGCACCGTATAGGATTCATAGTCATGATTTAAGATTGGACATTGACTATACGTTCAGTTAATCACCTACTTTTTTTTAAccttaaaagaaaaacaaaaacaaaaataatactcATCAACATCTTCTAATTTAATGCATATTTAACTAATTAGTAAACTTTATAGAAATTATATAACTAATAGATATTCacatttaatattattcaacACAGTATAAAGAACCATCTCCATCTATCTTCAATTATTAGCATTAGTAataatctatatataagttataTCATATACTCTTAAGACTCTATATGTGTAAGAAAGACAATTTCCTAAATTACCTTACCATCCATGTTCGAATAACATAGAAATGGATTCACCATTATGGATCCTTCTAATGGATTCACCAAATACACGAGATACATCCAGAATATCAACGAATTCTTCACCTAATACTTCAAGTGCCTTATTTTGGGGTACTGTATTTGAAACaactaatttatcaatGCTACTTTGTTTTATACGATTTAAAGCATCACCTGAAAAAATACCATGTGTAACTAACGCATATACCTTAGAGGCACCTTGATCTTTCAACAATTTAGCAGCTCTTGCAATTGTATATGAAGTATCAACCAAATCATCAACTAAGATACATACTTTATTTCTGACGTCACCGACTAACATAGTTGTCTGAACGATAGTTGGAGTAGATGCAACACGCTTCACGTCACGCAGTTCCTCTTGCTTTAGTAATGGTTTAGTAGATATTGACAAGGCACCACCTACACCACCGGAGGTCAAAGTAGCACCTGGTGGACCCTTTAAAAGTTGTGatcttctttctttgtGGACCAAAGcaaatgataattttaGGGCATCTGCAATAGCAGCAGCTCTTTTAGCACCACCCGCATCTGGTGATACAATAACAGAATCTTGATAATTTGGGATATGATGTTGAATATAATTCTGAAACAATGGTCTACAGTATAAATTATCTACTGGTATGTTAAAGAAACCTGGAAATTGTGGATCGTGCAAATCCATAGTAATAACATGATCAGCACCTGCAGTTGTCAATAGATTAGCAATCAAAGTACCTGATTGAACTACCCATAATTTATAACCTGCATTTTGAgctttaaataattcaccAGCTTCAGAACTATGAGCTTGATCTTTCTTACCAGAAATCATTGGAATTCTGGATGATGATTGAGTTTTCACCATGCTTGATCGTATTGCTTTTTCCAGGCTCTTTGAATTATCAGGACCAGGTTTCTGAGTAGATAATGATGTCTTGCTTGGGTTGGTATTGTTTGGTTTTGTGATCAATGGGGCACCCTTGGCTGTATATGGAATATCAGGTTGCCTAGAATAACAAAAGTAAGGCATGACAACAGTGATTCTTGAAGCAGACGAAGTCTTACAAGCATTCACCAAGATCAGTAACTCCATAAAGATATCATTGACATGTCCAAAACCACTTTGAATGACATAGACATCCTTTTCACGAACAGAGACACCTACTTGAACGCTAGTTTCACCATTTGAAAACTTACTCAAGGTAACTTCAGATGGTGACACATTAATATTCTCACAAATCAAATTGACAAGTTCTGGGTTAGAGTTACCACCAAAGATAACAATATCATTGCTCATTTTCAAACCGTTTCACTTTATTTTTGGTTTGCAAACTTAGGTATTTTATAAGCAGCGTTTCTTGCTCAATTAGAGAGCCttcaacaaataaaaaattactGTTAACTTTCTATTGTCAACTGGTCAACACTTCGAATAATACATATTTCATAAAACAATActatatacttatatatcCTTGATTCAATAATGGCCTTGTCAACATAAGAAGactaaaattttttttggtcATCTCGAAAGTTTTCATTAACACTGCAAAAGATGAAAAAGCATAGCcagaattaaaatatactgCAGTAACTGGCAGCAATAGGATGTTTAAAGGTACACATTTGAAGATACTACAATAAGTAGACATTCAGAAATAATTAGacaattatatatgtattaaAGAAGctatttatcaattaaatattagaaTTACCTCAGTGTACAACCAAGATCGTTTATActttgttaaaaaat encodes the following:
- the TPHA0P00620 gene encoding glycerol-3-phosphate dehydrogenase family protein (similar to Saccharomyces cerevisiae GPD1 (YDL022W) and GPD2 (YOL059W); ancestral locus Anc_3.169) is translated as MSQAPASMKQMSQMDSVATMVALDKPFKVAVIGSGNWGTTIAKVVAENCSKYKNLFKSRVDMWVFEEQIDGRNLTEIINQDHENVKYLPKIKLPQNLVANPDLVATAKDADILVFNIPHQFLRRICAQLKGHINPNARAISCLKGFELTEKGVRLLSDYIEDELNITCGALSGANIAMEVAKKKWSETTVAYHMPEDYRGDGYDVNHDVLKALFHRPYFHVSVIEDVAGISIAGALKNVVALAVGFVEGLGWGNNAAAAIQRVGLGEIIKFGQTFFPESKVETYYKESAGVADLITTCSGGRNVKVARLMATSGKSAEECEKELLNGQSAQGIITAKEVHDWLKQCNKVDEFPLLNAVYEIVYNNVPMSSIPEMIEELGSLGPHILSMIEEEK
- the MAM3 gene encoding Mam3p (similar to Saccharomyces cerevisiae MAM3 (YOL060C); ancestral locus Anc_3.168); the protein is MYLYKLRCFVVVSCHLLLPKVALALPLVKDLSASAVVTETSPQLYLVISIGLVLLGGIFAGLTLALMGQDEIYLKVIQTSGSPRERQLASSVLDLLAMGKHQILVTLLLSNVITNETLPIVLDRFIGKNGGGWQAVLFSTVLIVIFGEIIPQSICVKYGLQIGSVLSPYVRLLIYLLYPISYPIAKLLDHILGEDHGTMYKKSGLKTLVNLHQTNGIERLTRDEVTIISAVLDLKDKKVSEIMTPIDKVFTLSSATVLDEDTVNVILNSGFSRIPIYLPNDPNNFIGMLLVKILISYDPEDSLRLSEFPLATLPETLPNTSSLNILNYFQQGKSHMCLVSEKPGESSGALGILTLEDVIEELIGEEIVDESDVYAEQELRNENNFISLNSPLLKSKFRTNTTSYSSLPKFTDRTAAANEVAQRQGLLLKKTSSSKTPVQDGVINHAAHNKLPSNMASNPLKDEPSFVKIKRNIPFGMINGIQSNENINKKSNSLASIHSTKTANTGNDSNISPIMINQSSSNSKFSNKNTIENNNGIVESVITVKGVPKTIIQSTDMDSSQDMEGIGGLLLVHDKSLLQNQNRKQHSSSENEN
- the RTK1 gene encoding putative serine/threonine protein kinase RTK1 (similar to Saccharomyces cerevisiae YDL025C; ancestral locus Anc_3.167), producing MSANTKDDEGSSNSNGNLSFKHLSEYLLHPTQNFFHNSSRYVTNSNNHNQVVAKTLSITSNTDDTGVNELLLNNNKYNMTVHPAQHLQNTIKMQKHFSNLHGNGNTPSYRISLTSSGSTVAKVYMKNIDSNGKKKYSKGKETLHLKRFIKNHSKNETFLENLNRNLSNVSHTSNSSFNSLYSDNNQTEKQINSKVITRISSVLSNTSIATTNSDNKQHHSLNRNDNYYGIFAFTDELTNNFEFKMLTSEDTIDTLLRFYGQPIKKVGEGASGTVNVLKNYERQKLYAVKILNSNDIPVPQQNNSEGEPANYPNRTVSKREYAEKVTAEYSIGSTLHHLNLIKILGMIQMESIGMYYLIMEFAQHDFFDVIMSDNLQVDSINCYFKQICNGVQYLHSMGISHRDLKLDNCVVNHEGTLKIIDFGCAVIFNDDLNSDKCVKAFGITGSDPYLAPELLNTINRRASNGYYDPRAVDVWSLAIIYYCMVVKKFPWKSPKLMYNSFRLFCSIPQYPNDSLMGPYRLLKYLPEESRPLLREMIKIDPLDRIPMNEIVKERWFQSIVCCTENPASLHYRSAPYRIHSHDLRLDIDYTFS
- the TPHA0P00610 gene encoding dipeptidyl-peptidase III (similar to Saccharomyces cerevisiae YOL057W; ancestral locus Anc_3.171), whose protein sequence is MSLPIADDEPPISMLLSAKGDNKDYFKLLDVKEKKYAHYMSKASQFGTRITLRQVSIESELIFDLLLFVQKNLDSNLINDQYKIEYKDYLNYASQFLSNLGNYKSFGDTKFIPNCSKEFLVDSILKNVKLDVHDSKVWEQFTNEYYNSNYDYKSHFKTLNDLIDQGIYGVNSNNLNLAQLGYPSLGFKSSYYSGNSVSSDDMILLKKEIFTKFNILPENTRIEKINDKTFIIHVASFNMLHPSNPSNEYPSGSVTVADDTVVSFKFGDHSREMQGIIKNLKLAKMYVANEVQSQMLDKYIEHFETGSGNAHKESQKLWVTDISPTIETNIGFIETYREPSGIIGEYEALVAIQNKERTAKFGEMVENAKEFILLLPWGAEYEKPDFNPPDFTSLEVLTFTGSGIPAGINIPNYDDVRLTIGFKNVSLGNILNASAKSSSKFPPSFIQEKDLEVFKKYQSESFEVQVGIHELLGHGTGKLLSEIDDNKYNFDFANLPIGLNGKAVTTYYKKGETWGSKFGSLAGAFEECRAELVAMYLITNRKLLEIFGFKTKEEQNNIIFAGFLQMARAGILALEYCSPETGKWGQPHMQARFSIMKTFLKHSSSKQFLKIVLDNETNPTDFHLEMDASLIETVGHECVKDYLLHLHIYKCSGDAENGTKYFIERSTVPEDLARLRDIVIKKRLPRRQFIQPNTVFNEETNDIIVKEYDETATGMIQSFIERET
- the PRS5 gene encoding ribose phosphate diphosphokinase subunit PRS5 (similar to Saccharomyces cerevisiae PRS5 (YOL061W); ancestral locus Anc_3.166), producing MSNDIVIFGGNSNPELVNLICENINVSPSEVTLSKFSNGETSVQVGVSVREKDVYVIQSGFGHVNDIFMELLILVNACKTSSASRITVVMPYFCYSRQPDIPYTAKGAPLITKPNNTNPSKTSLSTQKPGPDNSKSLEKAIRSSMVKTQSSSRIPMISGKKDQAHSSEAGELFKAQNAGYKLWVVQSGTLIANLLTTAGADHVITMDLHDPQFPGFFNIPVDNLYCRPLFQNYIQHHIPNYQDSVIVSPDAGGAKRAAAIADALKLSFALVHKERRSQLLKGPPGATLTSGGVGGALSISTKPLLKQEELRDVKRVASTPTIVQTTMLVGDVRNKVCILVDDLVDTSYTIARAAKLLKDQGASKVYALVTHGIFSGDALNRIKQSSIDKLVVSNTVPQNKALEVLGEEFVDILDVSRVFGESIRRIHNGESISMLFEHGW